A portion of the Paenibacillus hamazuiensis genome contains these proteins:
- the mqnC gene encoding cyclic dehypoxanthinyl futalosine synthase, with amino-acid sequence MSSIDPILAKALAGGRIELEEGIALFESDEIEKMGHTANQIMLKHHPEPITTFVIGRNVNYTNICDVYCRFCAFYRPPGSKEGYVLPDEVIFQKIQETIDVGGTEILMQGGTNPDLPFSYYTNLLREIKKRFPQIQMHSFSPAEIMKMKEVSGGLSLEEVIRQIHEAGLDSLPGGGAEILDDRTRRKISRLKGSWRDWMDVMQTAHKIGMHTTGTMVIGFGESMEERALHIIRIRDAQDECIKNGYKTPGFLAFIPWTFQPDNTNLKAERQTPEEYLKTVAISRIMLDNIPNLQSSWVTMGPEIGKLSLHYGCNDFGSTMIEENVVSAAGATHKVNISSTLQIIREAGKIPAQRNTKYEILRVFDDENATVDKDFVMQN; translated from the coding sequence ATGAGTTCTATCGATCCGATTTTGGCCAAGGCGCTTGCCGGCGGTCGAATTGAGCTTGAGGAAGGCATAGCGCTTTTCGAATCCGACGAAATTGAGAAAATGGGGCATACCGCCAACCAAATCATGCTGAAGCATCATCCCGAACCGATTACGACGTTTGTCATCGGGCGAAATGTCAACTATACAAACATTTGCGATGTGTACTGCCGGTTTTGTGCTTTTTACCGGCCGCCGGGCTCCAAGGAAGGGTATGTGCTGCCGGACGAAGTCATATTCCAAAAGATTCAGGAAACGATCGATGTCGGCGGCACCGAAATTTTGATGCAGGGCGGCACCAACCCGGATCTGCCGTTCAGCTATTACACGAATTTGCTGCGCGAAATCAAGAAGCGCTTCCCGCAGATTCAGATGCATTCGTTCTCACCGGCCGAGATCATGAAAATGAAGGAAGTGTCGGGCGGCTTGTCGCTGGAGGAGGTCATCCGCCAAATCCACGAGGCCGGCCTAGATTCGCTTCCCGGCGGCGGCGCGGAAATATTGGACGACCGCACGCGCCGCAAGATCAGCCGCCTGAAGGGCTCCTGGCGCGACTGGATGGACGTCATGCAGACGGCCCACAAGATCGGGATGCATACGACCGGAACGATGGTTATCGGCTTCGGCGAATCGATGGAGGAGCGGGCGCTGCACATCATCCGCATTCGCGACGCGCAGGACGAATGCATCAAAAACGGCTATAAAACGCCGGGATTCCTTGCATTCATTCCATGGACGTTCCAGCCGGACAATACGAACCTGAAGGCTGAGCGCCAAACGCCGGAGGAATATTTGAAAACCGTCGCGATCAGCCGCATCATGCTCGATAACATTCCGAACCTGCAATCGTCTTGGGTGACGATGGGACCGGAAATCGGCAAGCTGTCGCTGCATTACGGCTGCAACGACTTCGGCAGCACGATGATCGAAGAGAACGTCGTTTCCGCAGCCGGGGCTACGCATAAGGTGAACATCTCATCCACGCTGCAAATCATCCGCGAAGCGGGCAAAATTCCCGCGCAGCGCAATACGAAATACGAGATTCTTCGCGTATTTGACGATGAAAATGCAACGGTGGACAAAGATTTTGTCATGCAGAACTGA
- a CDS encoding EAL domain-containing protein yields MARNVEGSKWKERLKLMVYLPFPNSALKYFPPEFTFRDPILSLVKQYRHEGRLCGMILFHLENYTRFYSTHSYSSIKQLQNQIKQVMKAVVAAHIAPQDILGIKQFSGDNYGVIVKEHADFSFDELQRKGMQIRHELERQMRLWAGAGTSGPIVFRVGCYVIGQEIESAETALSLAYHYALSIATRRLPGSFSQSRQHILQIVQSENISVLAQPIMDLRSGDIFGWEMLSRGPHNSPFHTPVELFDFAYQADVLSKLEFLVFKKACEEISARQIKEQVFINLTPVTLGHPLFLNQVLELLEGYPNLSPCQIIIEITERHAIQDFEYIGSILAKYRSYGFRFAVDDAGAGYSSLQSISELIPDIIKIDKSVIQNIDTTSVKQSLLQALLHFAQHINCQVIAEGVERQEEAEVLVDMEVPMGQGFFFAKPAPWMTEQDRQVQMSRAKERIPKSRKVSSA; encoded by the coding sequence ATGGCACGCAACGTTGAAGGAAGCAAATGGAAAGAGCGGCTCAAGCTTATGGTGTACCTGCCCTTTCCCAATTCCGCGCTCAAATATTTCCCCCCGGAGTTCACCTTTCGCGACCCTATTCTATCTCTGGTGAAGCAATACCGTCATGAGGGACGCTTGTGCGGCATGATTTTATTTCATTTGGAAAATTACACCCGGTTTTATTCGACACATTCGTATTCTTCGATCAAACAACTGCAAAATCAGATCAAACAGGTGATGAAAGCGGTCGTAGCCGCCCATATCGCCCCTCAGGATATTCTCGGCATCAAACAGTTCAGCGGCGATAATTACGGGGTTATCGTGAAAGAGCATGCCGATTTTTCATTTGACGAGCTGCAAAGAAAAGGGATGCAGATTCGTCACGAGCTGGAGCGGCAAATGCGGCTCTGGGCGGGAGCCGGCACGAGCGGACCGATTGTATTCCGGGTCGGATGTTACGTGATCGGACAGGAGATCGAGAGCGCGGAAACTGCGCTTTCGCTTGCCTACCATTACGCTCTTTCGATTGCGACCAGGCGGCTGCCGGGCAGCTTCTCCCAATCGAGGCAGCATATTTTGCAAATCGTTCAGTCCGAAAATATTTCCGTACTGGCCCAGCCTATCATGGATTTGCGCAGCGGGGACATTTTCGGTTGGGAAATGTTGTCCCGAGGTCCGCATAACAGTCCGTTTCATACGCCGGTGGAGCTGTTCGATTTTGCCTACCAGGCCGACGTGCTGTCCAAGCTGGAATTTCTCGTGTTCAAAAAAGCTTGCGAGGAAATCAGCGCGCGCCAGATCAAGGAGCAGGTATTCATCAATTTGACGCCGGTCACGCTCGGTCATCCGCTTTTTTTAAACCAGGTGCTCGAGCTGCTCGAAGGATACCCGAACCTGTCGCCTTGTCAAATCATCATCGAGATTACGGAACGCCATGCGATCCAGGATTTCGAATACATTGGCTCGATCTTGGCCAAATACCGATCCTACGGGTTTCGCTTTGCGGTGGACGACGCCGGGGCCGGGTATTCGAGCCTGCAGTCGATTTCCGAGCTCATTCCGGACATTATCAAGATCGATAAATCCGTCATCCAGAACATCGACACGACATCGGTCAAACAATCGCTGCTGCAGGCATTGCTTCATTTTGCTCAGCATATCAACTGCCAGGTGATCGCCGAAGGGGTGGAGCGCCAAGAGGAGGCGGAGGTGCTGGTCGATATGGAGGTTCCAATGGGACAAGGTTTTTTCTTTGCCAAACCGGCCCCATGGATGACAGAGCAGGACCGCCAGGTTCAAATGTCGAGAGCCAAGGAGCGGATTCCGAAAAGCCGCAAGGTCAGCTCGGCTTAA
- a CDS encoding MalY/PatB family protein, with protein sequence MKYNFDEIIDRTGTASYKWDQSEKLFGRADVLPLWVADMDFKPPQEVVEAINRRAQQGIYGYTIRTDSYYEAVKGWLSRRHGWSIENDWVTSSPGVVPALSLIVQAFTEPGDKVILQSPVYYPFYDVIKMNGREVVDNALREENGRFVIDFELLEKQAAEGAKLLLLCTPHNPGGRVWTREELTRVGEICVRHGLLVVADEIHHDLVYRGHKHVPFASISDAFAQISFTCIATSKTFNLAGLQAASVIIPNERLRRKYNQALKTLSLHMESYFGLTAVESSYTYGEEWLEQLIDYLQGNLDYLLSFMHERLPQVRVMKPEGTYLVWMDCRAISEDPKVLKQLMFEKAGVAFSEGSVFGKQGVGYLRVNIACPRSILAEALERFADAVNA encoded by the coding sequence GTGAAATACAATTTTGACGAGATCATCGACCGGACGGGAACGGCTTCCTATAAATGGGATCAATCGGAAAAGCTGTTCGGCCGCGCCGATGTGCTGCCGCTGTGGGTGGCGGATATGGATTTCAAGCCGCCGCAGGAAGTGGTGGAGGCAATTAACCGCCGCGCGCAGCAAGGCATTTACGGATATACGATTCGAACGGATTCGTACTACGAGGCGGTCAAAGGGTGGCTCAGCCGCAGGCACGGCTGGAGCATTGAAAACGATTGGGTCACATCCAGCCCCGGCGTCGTCCCGGCGCTCAGCCTGATCGTGCAGGCGTTTACGGAGCCGGGAGACAAAGTGATTTTGCAATCGCCGGTTTATTATCCGTTTTACGATGTAATCAAAATGAACGGCCGCGAGGTCGTCGACAATGCGCTCCGCGAAGAGAACGGCCGCTTCGTCATCGATTTCGAGCTGCTGGAGAAACAGGCTGCGGAAGGCGCCAAGCTGCTGCTGCTGTGCACGCCGCACAATCCGGGCGGCCGGGTGTGGACGAGGGAAGAGCTGACGCGGGTCGGCGAGATTTGCGTACGTCACGGCCTGCTGGTTGTGGCCGACGAGATCCATCACGATCTCGTCTATCGCGGGCATAAGCATGTTCCGTTCGCGTCGATCTCGGACGCATTCGCCCAAATTTCGTTCACCTGCATCGCAACGAGCAAAACGTTCAATTTGGCCGGCCTGCAAGCCGCTTCGGTCATTATCCCGAACGAGCGGCTCCGCCGCAAGTACAACCAAGCTTTAAAAACTTTATCTCTGCACATGGAAAGCTACTTCGGGCTAACGGCTGTGGAAAGCAGCTACACGTACGGCGAAGAATGGCTGGAGCAGCTGATCGATTATTTGCAGGGCAATCTGGACTATCTGCTGTCGTTTATGCATGAACGCCTGCCCCAGGTCCGCGTGATGAAGCCGGAAGGCACGTACCTCGTTTGGATGGACTGCCGCGCCATATCGGAAGACCCGAAGGTGCTGAAGCAGCTGATGTTCGAAAAAGCGGGCGTCGCTTTCAGCGAAGGCTCCGTGTTCGGCAAGCAGGGCGTCGGCTACCTTCGCGTCAACATCGCCTGCCCGCGCTCCATCCTGGCCGAAGCGCTGGAACGCTTCGCAGATGCGGTAAATGCGTAA